DNA from Gracilinanus agilis isolate LMUSP501 chromosome 3, AgileGrace, whole genome shotgun sequence:
ctgacttccttggcctaccttggtgttctTCCGAACTCTACATTAAGTAGGCCtttacctctctgattgctaaggccttttggcttgtaacctagtttaattagccttttaaccctctctgtccaggcctctgcaggcctggactagcctctccctctctttatttccctaccttttaccttcctaattgtaaataaactaccttaaacatgatcctgacttgggtctatttaattatggaatcaatctgaattatcgattcctggtggccacactttaaatatatatctataaaatacctaaaatctccctcttacactgggaagtatctgaggccagatttgaacctaggacctcctgtctctagacctggctctcaatccactgagctacccagctgccccctccaggacaattctgaggaacttatgagaaagaatgctacccacatccagagaaagaactgtgggaagagaaacacagaagaaaaacataggattgatcacatggttcgatgggtacatattttggctttaaatgatcactcttgcaaatattaataatatggaaataggttttgaacaatgatatatgtataacccagtgaaattgcacatcagctctaggaggggaggaggggagctcTGGTCAAATCACCTAACTTTTGATTCAGTCTCCTTAACTGGAGATTATAAAAGCAGTTGCCTTGCAGGGTTTTCATAAGATTAGgtgaataaataattataaaagagCTGAGTACAGTACCTGGCAAAAAGTAAGTGCTAcctaaatgcttattttctccccttctcttattGAATCGAAGCAGAGAAAAGTTGGCCCCTCTCTCAGCTCTCCCAGGGCCATTTGGGTTCTATTCTTCTTTTCTGGGTCACATCTGCTCTGGAGGGGATCGGGGTGGTGGGTTGGGTTGAGGTATTAGAAAGAGGCAGAGCTCTTAGGGCTGGTCTAAGAGATCCAGTTTCTTATTTTTACACTCTCTGACTGGTTGAGCTGGGATGAAGTAAGAGGATTTGActacattttaaagattttcctctcttcctcccagacATGTATTGGACCGACCCTAAGCTCTCTACAGATGAGAGGAGCCAAGTATGCTCCAAGGCCCTGGGGCCTGGGATCGGGGTGTGTGGGGGGAcatgggggggttggggggcttGAGGTCTGGTTCATTGAAATTGGGCTTGACTCATGAATCTCAATGCCATCACTTGCAGGCTCCAGTGGGAAAATGTCAGGTAAATACTTTACCTACAAGGATCTCCTGTTTCTTGGAGGTTGTTGCTCTCCTGAAGCCCTACAGTTTATTGAAGAAGAATTCCAGGTACAAGAGGATGATATCTTTAACGTCACCTTCCCTAAGTCAGGTAAGGCTCCAGGACTGGGATCAGGTACATATCAGGTGGCTAGGAGCCATGGTGGGATCTTGGGAAGAGTTAGGAGGGGTGAGGGTAAGGGAGACAGAGCAGTTCCCTGAGGGCCTAAGCCAAAAGGGCTGAAAAATTGAGTTTCTAGATGGGGAGGTTTGGTCTCTTTTTCTCCCTGTCTTTTCAGGTTCTTTCTGGATGACAGAGATCTTGTGTCTCATTCGTTCCATGGGAGACGTTTCCTGGGTCCACTCTGTCCCCAACTGGGAACGAGTTCCTTGGATCGAAGCAGCCTTTGGATGGAAGAACCTACTGGCCTTGCCTCAACCCCGCCTGCTGTCCTCACACCTCCCAATTCAGTTTTTCCCAAAAAGTTTCTTTCAGAGCAGAGCCAAGGTAAGGAAAGCAGGCGTCCCGACACCCATCCGACCTGGGAGAATGACAAAGCTGGACAGCACGTGAGAGAGTGTCTAGATTCGACTCCCTAATTTTACAAAGGAGCAAGATGGCCAAGAGAAGCCAGAGTCATATATTAAATTAGTAAGAGCCAGGACACTCTGCTGGGCGAAATCAGATTAGCTAATGTCGTATTGTTTCcctttaattaattgtttttaatatataaaacatcTGCCTCCTGCCCAGGTCAGAGTCCAGCTGTAAGCAGAGAAAGGGGCGGTCATTTCCAAAGTCCCCACTGTCTTATGTAATTCTTCCAAATTGTCCACCTCTCCTACCTCCCCCCGGAACCCCAGACAACCCTGGCTCCTGGTCTCTGACTCTTCCCCCAGGTAATCTACACAGCCCGAGACCCGAGGGACGTGTGTGCCTCCTTCTTTCACTTCTCCAAGATAATGAAATTGTACCAAGAACCAGAGAGTTCGGAGGCCTTCATAGAGGAGTTCCTCAGTGGAGCTGGTGAGAGGCTTGGCGGATTCCTGACTCAGAAAGGCAGAAGGGAGGTCTTGGAGGGGACGGCCTCTTGGCGGGTTTGACTCAACTAGCTTCCTTTCCCCTGCCCCAGTGCCCTTTGGCTCCTGGTTTGACCATGTGAAAGGCTGGCTGGGGCTCAAAGAACAGAGCAACTTTCTGCTGGTAACCTATGAGGAGCTTAAGAAGGTAACTTTGAGCCCAGACATCTCTCTCCCTTAAAACTTCCCATGTGGCTCTGTAGATAAAGGGCCAGACCTAAGGacaaggggtcctgggttcaaatctgatctctgacacttcttagttgtgtgactgtgggtgagtcacttaaccacaattgcctagcccttacctcttgtctaccttggaacagatatttagtatgattctaaggatttttatttcataaaaaaaaaaaaaaaaagataaggagatGAGTGGACCTCACTGGGGCAGTGAGGAGGCATCCCAGAGTGGGCATCTGACCTAAGTAGGGGTCAGCTGGGGTTAGTCAGGGATGGAGTCAGATTAGGGTGAAGCATCCTTCCTGGAGGAATAGAGCACTGAGCCCCTACCCCAAGGCTTCTCCTAGATCCAGCatcctccttgctattcctctaGGACATTCGAGGCAGCATAGAGCGCATCGCCAAGTTCCTGGGGGTAGATCTGAACAGGGCTGCCCTAGAGCAAGTGGTGGACAATTGCAGTTTCCAGAAAATGAAGGAGAACCCCATGTCCAATTTCAGCCTGCTGCCCCCTAATTACATGAACCACGGTCAGGGGACCTTCTACCGGAAAGGTAGGGAGGCTATGGGATGGCCTGGGGCAGGGTTCTGGAGAAAACACAGGCCTCTGGGCCTCTGGGGGAAGAGAAAATGCCATGGGAAGATGCTGAGGCTGAGGAATGGAATTACAGTGGCTTCATTTTCcgtcttctcttctctctaggggT
Protein-coding regions in this window:
- the LOC123240896 gene encoding sulfotransferase 2A1-like; amino-acid sequence: MGAVNTGLSWVGVGGTPSTFEAPLCEVGAGAASTLNCHLGSSGKMSGKYFTYKDLLFLGGCCSPEALQFIEEEFQVQEDDIFNVTFPKSGSFWMTEILCLIRSMGDVSWVHSVPNWERVPWIEAAFGWKNLLALPQPRLLSSHLPIQFFPKSFFQSRAKVIYTARDPRDVCASFFHFSKIMKLYQEPESSEAFIEEFLSGAVPFGSWFDHVKGWLGLKEQSNFLLVTYEELKKDIRGSIERIAKFLGVDLNRAALEQVVDNCSFQKMKENPMSNFSLLPPNYMNHGQGTFYRKGVCGEWKNFLTVAQSEHFGRIYQEKMKDFSVHFPWEDPEVRGTLKS